In Papaver somniferum cultivar HN1 chromosome 9, ASM357369v1, whole genome shotgun sequence, the genomic stretch GCTTTACCATATGCATTTAAAGCGTTTGCAGGCTGAAACACTCAGTTTATGGATGCACTTGGTTAAACCTACACTTACATCCTTCAAAATTCGACagtctttttgttttctttaaaggGCTGAAACCCATGAATTCAAAGTAGCGAAATCTTTAAGGCCTGTAAGCTTATCCACAATATAGATATTTCCAGTATCCTTAAAAAGCTTACATATGTTGAACATGACACTTTCAAATAAGAGCTTCACTACCTGGAAGATTAGTTCCGTGTCCATTTCACATTCTGGGACCCGAGATAGATTCTGGTGAATCTATATATTGTCTAAAAGAATCTCTAGACGTCCATGAATTTCATCAACACAAGAACATTTAGGGAAATTTCAGAATTTGTTATGTTATCAGATGAGCAATCCAAGGGACTAAACATAAATTTACCTTCTAGAATTTCTTTTATTTACAAAGTGAAGCCATTGGCTGTTAGATGTCATAAGTATACGAAACATTTCTGAAGATGCCTTTTCCGTCACTTCATAATTGTTATGATAAAGCTACTGAAAGTAAAGTAGACAGAGATTTAAGGGGTTTGATCTTAAAGATCTACGTCCGCTGTGGGTATTTGGTGTTTTTCCATTAATGGAGTTGTAGGTTACAGAGAGTTTACATTCTTTCTCATGAAAGAGAAAGTGTACAAGAGGACATAGATCTTTAAGATTGAACCACTTAAATCTCTGTCTACTTTACTTTCAGTAGCTTTATCTATCTTTCATACTTAAGTTTGTGCGTCGCGAGAATACTGCTGTTTCATAATCTTTGCATGTAAAATCTTATTTTGCTAAGTGATCATTTCCTCCTAAATGTTGCATGAAGCTGGTCTTTACTTGTTGTAGTAATCTAATTGAATCAAATTTTAGTTACAGTAACTATAAGTACTTACAGAGAATATTCTCCTGAAATTTGTTCAATCGCGTCATTGCTTTGTATTGTCTACTACTTATAAGTTATAACTGTTGTTCAGGTTGCATCGTCTATCCAATTAATAGAGTATGGTTTAGAATGTGCAGTCAAACTACTTTGATTGCTTAAAGTTGTTTCTATCAAATTTCTGTTATGCGTccacttctcttttttttttcctatttttctgTGGCGGGCAGCTATTTGTGGTTGTTCTTAAAAACTCCAAATTTATATTTTGTACCTGGGCTGAGTTTCTGATATGGAATAGACGCCATTGTGGTACTAGTAGCAGTAGtagttttaatgttattattagaAGAGAATAAGCATAATTCGGTGGCATCTTCCGGATCTACTGCATTTTCTTCTCCACCTCGTTACTACCGTTATTAGTACTGTCGTAGTCTTTCCAACTCCATAACGCTGCAGGATGCCTCAGTAAaatcttgatcatgatgattaCCATTTCTACTTGCTGAGCCTAAGCAGCTCAGAAGGGGAAGGGTTTTTCATTAATGTGCGTTGTAATGTGATTCAGTTTGTTGTATTTTTATTTGCACAAAGTTGCTGAATTTGTTTGAATGTGGCTCTGATTTTCCAGGTTTTGAAATATGATGAATTCATCTCAAGTAGGAGTTGTTTCAAAATCAGAACTAAGCTCGCTTCATAGAATTTCAGACTCGGCAATATACAATGTCAAGCAGCAAAGTTTTGTTAGGGTTTTGCCATCAACAAAATCAAGTATATCTGGATTTCACAtgttttgttgttgatgatgaagatttgctGCCTCCACTGCTTTCGATAACTTGGGTGTtgttgcttgcagagtcttattCATCACCTCGGTGTAGTGTTAGTTTTCGACCTTGTATTGATATACACAAGGTAAATCCTTTTGATTCCTTCAGTTGTCGATGTACTCattaatttttttctcttctctcttctctctctGGGGGTTATTTTTTATACCatttcccttctgtttttattttccttcGATTATTAAATCGCTTCAGAGTTTCGCCCAAACAAAAAAAGATGTAATTACAGTGAATTCCTGAATTGCTTGGATAATTCTTTGgctgaaataaaattaaaatgttGCAGGGGAAAGTGAAACAAATTGTGGGATCCACTCTTAGAGATACAAAGGAAGGTGCATCTGATATGGTTACAAATTTTGAATCAGATAAGTCAGCAGGGgagtttgcgaaattatacaaaatGGATGGGCTTACAGGTGGTCATTTAATAATGCTTGGTGCAGATCCTTTGAGCCAATCTGCAGGAATTGAAGCACTGCGTGCTTACCCAGGTAAAATCATCGTGTCTTGTTGTTTCTCGTTATAGTTTGTGTTCTCTTGTTATTTGAAGTCTTTTATTAGTCATGTCTGTCAGATTCAGTGCTTGTAGATATAGATTGTCTGTGGTTTGTTAACTGAATGACCAAATTTGTGTTTAAGAATTTGAGTGACCGGAGAAATTTTCTATTCCGTATGCACGAATTTATTGGTTAAGCCGTTTAAGGTTAGGTGTGCAGCGAGACACTGTGATTTCCCACTATAAACTTCATGCTAAATGACTAATCAACTCATGTTAAATTCAACTAGTGCGGCAGCACCCCTATTACATTACCAGTGGATATGTTTATTTTTGGGAATTCTGTACAAGAGTAAGTGGTTCAActatttcttctttatgggttatAATATGTTTAAGCTTATAGATTTTTCCTCTACTGAACTTACTGTGAGGAATGGTAACTTCTAGGCGGTCTTCAAATTGGAGGTGGGATCAATTCAGACAATGCTTTGAGTTATCTAGATGAGGGGGCTTCCCATGTTATAGTTACTTCGGTATGTGACCTGTATATGGTGTTAAAACCATTTACTTTCCCTTCAATAGTCTAAAGGCCATAACTTTTCTTCTTGTCGGGCAGATAGACTTTTATCTTTTTAAGGAAGTTTTCATCCCTTGTTTATACAGTTTTCTTGCATTTTTGTGTCAGTATGTCTTCAACAATGGGCAAATGGAACTTGAAAGGCTCAAAGATCTCGTCCGCGTGGTCGGAAAAAAGAGGCTTGTCTTGGATCTAAGCTGCAGAAAGAAGGTATATCAGTTCTTTATTATGTTCAACCCATGGATTTTAGCTAAATGTCCATTGGGATCAGCATTTCGAAACAACTAGATCTTTTTACTGGAGTCATTCTAATTTAAGCTACCCATGTGCAGAATGGGAAATATGCAGTTGTCACTGATAGATGGCAGAAGTTCAGTGAATTGTATGTCGATCAACAAACACTGGATTTCCTTGCAACTTACGCTGACGAGTTTTTAGTTCATGGAATTGATGTTGAGGGGAAAAGGTTAGGTTCTCTCACTTAACCCTCCTCCTTATATAACAATATCTCCACTCAAAAATCCTAGTCTGAGGTAACTCTATAGCATGGATGTTGAAAGACGATGCCTGGCCCCTATAAGGAGTGCCTTACCCGTGTATGTTTTTTCAAAATTGATTATTGAATCTGCTCAATTAAATTTCAGGCTAGGAATTGATGAAGAGCTGGTTGCTCTGCTTGGACGATACTCACCCGTATGTTACTTTCATTcctaactttttttttataatgtTCATCCTCCCTCTACCCTAAAACAATCTATTTGTTCCTTCTTCAATGACCTAAAATGCTGTAAGAATTTTCTCTTACACATATATCGTACACGTTTGTAATAGTTTTGCGTGCATCTAAGTAATATAATGGTGTACAATACAGATCCCAGTAACTTATGCTGGTGGAGTCACAACAATGGCTGATTTGGAGAGCATAAAAGTGGCAGGGATGGGACGTGTAGATGTTACTGTTGGAAGCGCGTTGGATATTTTTGGAGGCGATATAGCCTACACAGATGTCGTGGCTTGGCACAAGAAACAGGAAACTTCAGTTGTTTTGTGAAACCATTTTTTGTATTTGAAATTTCTACCTAAAACGCTTGCTTAGTAGATTTATGTTGGACAAGAATTCTTTTGTTTGTTTCAAATTTGCAGTAATGTTGGTGTGGATTACAATTGTCAAAGCTTGTAGTGTGTTTTTTACTGACTTATTGAGAATACTGACCCCTTCAGAATTCGTAATTTCTGTAGAATTTTCAAAGAAAATTTCTTTTCTGAAACATGAGCTATTTTGGTACTCCCTCATgacttttttaataggccagtttctttttttgagaaaattaaggaaattaagagaactaattattgaaataataaaagaagtgaagtgaaatattcctcatgacacttgtcggccaaagaaataagtgaaatggtctaCCTaatacttgtcatcaaaagaagttaaaagaaaaatggtcGCGGAAAATTAaattaacatttgactttcccaattaggaaactgacctatttttttgaaatatttatagaaactggGCTATTAAAAAGTAACTGAGGGAGTATATGTATTGAAAGAAATGGTGCCATGACCGACTTTTAAATAGGTACTTTTCTGGAGCTTGTTTACGTTAAAGCTTTGGTGTTATGTCAACAGCAGGAAGACTCCAGTCGAGCCTTTATTAGCCTCTCCCTTCATCGATCAGCATTTCGAGTCAGGAAAAGAGAGATGGGAGTTCAACTGTTTTGGCAAGGAAATATTGAGCCTGCGGGTCATATTAGTGGATACTGGGCTCATATACAGTGCCTGTTAAACGTGGGTGTACAAAAATGATTATTAATTTTGAGGTGGCAAATGACAGTAGATGAGATGATAGACTTCTTTAGGCTGCTGCAGTGAGTAAACGTGGGTAAAGAAAAGAAGGTGACCAACTCGTGAGAAATTGCCCCACTTTATGAAAAATATCCTAGCAAAAAGAGTGGCCAGTGTAGTTCCATACCACCATGTGGTAGACATTTTGTATAACCCGTACAAATTGCAGAAGATATTCAATTGCCATAACAGATTTCACCAAGGGAATTAACATGATTTTGTGCAAGCCGTCTTTCCCCGCGAATGAGTTGTTCTTACATAGAACCAGTTCCACTGCTCTTCCGCGGATCGGTAGAAGAAGGCATCCAACTGTTACAGTAGCAGCCATGAATAATACAAAAGCCATGACAGCTTCCGCGGATCGGTAGAAGAAGATATCTGCGAACGAAGCTCGAATATCTCTCGTTCTTGCCTTAGCTTCTCAGGCTTCATCTCTTTCTCGGCGATGTAAAAATTTGAGCAAACCATTTTCAATTATTTATTATTGAAAGAGTTTTTGCTTATTGGTTGTATTTGGTTTTGGTTTCAGTTGTGTGGGAACTGGCCTCTGAATCGGCAAAATATCTGTTTCCAAAGAGATTCGGAGCTCAGACTTTAGAAGAGGCTTTGATGTCAGGTTCCACTGCTCGAATTATCTTTATCAAACTTTGTACTCTTAAATTCCTTTGATGTTCATCAAAATTTCTCCTAATTTATGTTGCTGTTGATTTTTAGTTCCTGATCTTGAATCGGTCAAGTTTACTGTGCTGACCCGCACCAAACAATATGAAATAAGAGAAGTGGAGGTATTTTTTTTTCTGTGTTCTCAGGAAGAAAAGGATCATCTTCGTTAATTTCTCAATCTGGATTGTGTACGTACAATTAGAGTTAACATTTTGGTTATTGCACATTGTGGGACACAGTCGTATTTCATAGCAGAGACGACAATGCCAGGGAAGAACGGATTCGATTTCGATGGCTCATCTCGCTCTTTCAATGCCTTGGCTGGGTATATTTTCGGCGAGGTATGGCAACTAAATACAGTACCAAAGAATCTCCAGTACTTCTCAAACATTTTTAAACTCTGGCCATTTTGATGTTACTTTCATCAGAATACAACCAACAACAAAATGGAAATGACTACGCCTGTGATTACCCGAAAAGCTGAATCCCATGGTGAAAAGATGGCAATGACAACACCTGTGATAACGAAGTTGGTAAGTTGTTTCAGATTGGCTTCCTATCTCAAGACTATATCTAGCTGATAGCATCTTCATTTAATCTTTGGTTCTTCTTGTTTGCAGTCAGGAAACAAAGATAAATGGAAAATGTCATTCGTCCTGCCCTCGAAGTATGGCGCAGATTTGCCAATACCAAAAGATCCTTCTGTAAAAATTACAAAGGTGCCAAACAAAATTGTTGCAGTATCTGCTTTTTCAGGTTTTCTTCTTCGTATGCCCATGAAAAAATTTCCAACATTGTTGCAGCATTTTCCAACAGTTTTCCAAACCATCTTGTTTCCATTTCTTGTCAGGTTTGGTAACTGACGAAGACGTCATAAAGCGTGAATCAAAATTACGCAATGCTTTAAAGAGCAACACTGAGTTTAGAGTAAAAGATGATGCAGTCGTGGAAGTTGCACAGGTAAACTCTGACAAACTTAAAAATCTAGTGTTTTGTATCCTCTGCCTTAAAAGTCACTTAATCTATTCTATGTGTTGATATACTTGCAGTATAACCCTCCATTCACTCTTCCCTTTGCACGACGGAACGAAATTGCTCTGGAACTTGAAAGGAAACAGGAATAACTAGTCCACCAGCCCTGCGAATGGAGACTACAATGTGCACTGAAGCGGAAGTGAGAAAACTTCCTATGCTATTGAGAACCCTCGGGTTCAGTAATGTAATGTTGTATATAACCATACAAATTGAGATAGATTTGTACAGAACTGCAGAAATATGTGTACTTTCTTTTGCCAATGAAGTTTGTGATTCTCATGTACAAGTATAAAAAGTACTAAAATAACTGATCAACATGAAAAGACAACAATACTTTTCATATATACTTTCAGTTTTCCAGACATGGTGAACACAAAGGGTGTCGGCAAATACAGTACGCACTGAACCAAAGAATTGTCTACTAGTAATACAAGAAAAGGTCATCTATTCTATGTTAGAGATACAAACTGACAAATCCTCACAAACAGaaagatgagaaaaaaaaaagtatcaatATGATACAAGAAATGGCATGATCATAGTCATGAATGTTTCGTAGGAGAGTGTTGCTGAACCTGTGTAGCGAGGATCCTTCTCCTTGAACTTCTCAGTTAAACCCTACATAGAAAACACGACAGTTTCAGAACAGAATGCCTATTTAGAAGGGGATCAAGCCAAGCAAACCATCTACATCTAAATCCTCATAAGAGGCAATGTCATAAGCAGAACAAAATCACAGAATTTCACTGACTCACCTTCACAATCATCCCACACCTGCACAAACATCCAGACAGACGAACTAATTAGACATATGCCAACAACGAAACGATCTaatcttactcaaaaaaaaacaGACACTTACTCGACAAAGCTGTCAAAATTAAGTTCTCCCCTTCTTCCTGAACCGTCATCATACTTCGAGATAAGTAACTGAAGAACAGAAGGTGGGACTGC encodes the following:
- the LOC113313433 gene encoding 1-(5-phosphoribosyl)-5-[(5-phosphoribosylamino)methylideneamino] imidazole-4-carboxamide isomerase, chloroplastic-like; protein product: MMNSSQVGVVSKSELSSLHRISDSAIYNVKQQSFVRVLPSTKSKSYSSPRCSVSFRPCIDIHKGKVKQIVGSTLRDTKEGASDMVTNFESDKSAGEFAKLYKMDGLTGGHLIMLGADPLSQSAGIEALRAYPGGLQIGGGINSDNALSYLDEGASHVIVTSYVFNNGQMELERLKDLVRVVGKKRLVLDLSCRKKNGKYAVVTDRWQKFSELYVDQQTLDFLATYADEFLVHGIDVEGKRLGIDEELVALLGRYSPIPVTYAGGVTTMADLESIKVAGMGRVDVTVGSALDIFGGDIAYTDVVAWHKKQETSVVL
- the LOC113311760 gene encoding heme-binding-like protein At3g10130, chloroplastic, yielding MGVQLFWQGNIEPAGHISGYWAHIQCLLNKKISANEARISLVLALASQASSLSRRFVWELASESAKYLFPKRFGAQTLEEALMSVPDLESVKFTVLTRTKQYEIREVESYFIAETTMPGKNGFDFDGSSRSFNALAGYIFGENTTNNKMEMTTPVITRKAESHGEKMAMTTPVITKLSGNKDKWKMSFVLPSKYGADLPIPKDPSVKITKVPNKIVAVSAFSGLVTDEDVIKRESKLRNALKSNTEFRVKDDAVVEVAQYNPPFTLPFARRNEIALELERKQE